The Candidatus Neomarinimicrobiota bacterium genome segment GTGTAATCGACATTACGCTTGATAAACTCAGTTCTCACCTGCTCGTCTGTCAGAACCACTCCTTCCTGAATCTGATCGTATAGCTTCTGTCGAGGGAGGTACTCCCGGACAAACATCTCGATGGGTGTCCATTCGTCTCCCTGGGGATTCCTGAGGGCGTCAAGATATTTGTCTCTATTGAATTGTCCGTCCGTTTGAAACTCAGGAATGGTCTGAATAAGTTGAGGAGGATTGTTGAGAAGGTGATAGTATATCTCGTCGTTCGATACCTTTATGCGTCTTTTCTTAACCTCCTGGTCTACCAGCGTCATTTCCACCATTTCCTCCCAGACGGCGGAACGGACCTGGTCGAGCGTTCTATCATTCACTTCCTGTTCCTGATTTCGAAAACCTTCGAGACGGGCGTTCACATGCCGGAAGAAATCATCGGGAGAAACGATTTCCCCATTCACCACAGCGATTGCCCTGGAGACGTCCGTTCGTCCAAAAAGCTGACTGATAATATCGGCACCGCCAACGAGCCCGCCAACGGTCAT includes the following:
- a CDS encoding SurA N-terminal domain-containing protein; this encodes MMHILRERMHVILWLLLILFVGSMTVGGLVGGADIISQLFGRTDVSRAIAVVNGEIVSPDDFFRHVNARLEGFRNQEQEVNDRTLDQVRSAVWEEMVEMTLVDQEVKKRRIKVSNDEIYYHLLNNPPQLIQTIPEFQTDGQFNRDKYLDALRNPQGDEWTPIEMFVREYLPRQKLYDQIQEGVVLTDEQVRTEFIKRNVDYTISAIVIRSFGMDGEDTTPTNDEIENHYFLNPVEFQRDETRILSYLNWEKVPSEEDTTLVREEAVEILERLMTG